In Helicoverpa zea isolate HzStark_Cry1AcR chromosome 7, ilHelZeax1.1, whole genome shotgun sequence, the genomic window aaatcaaaataaaatatatctaagaaccACCGCTGAAAAGTCATCTTTTAACGTAAGCTGAATCcatatcaattttattgatcATTGAATTACGGTGCCACAGAGACCAACACAGACACACAGCAGTCAAAAGATCTAACGAACTAAAATGACgcattatttttaagaattatagttcggccattcagagaatgcgttcctgacacgtcgcgattgaactgacgacgtaactacattcattgattattgatataataatgttgttttaatgctcctcaattgttaaaacggtaaacaaccagcaaaaatatttttatcgtaactgcaacgccattgcaaagttacgtcgtcagttcaatcgcgacgtgtcaggaacgcattctctgaatggccgaactatagttcctGATAGCATTTTCTGGAAATGCAGTACTTCCGAATTTCATCATAACGTCACATTATGTCAACGTGTTGCGCTTCACTAATCGAAGATGACTCATCTATGTGTAAACATGACATTATTGACACAACGATTGCGCATCACGATGATTTCAGATAATCCATGATTTATCCAAAAACACATAATTAAAGTACTACGCAAAAACACCATTATAATATCCCTTAAGTACTTAAAAACAATATCTGAACCAAATCGGAACTTAATTGCTTTCAATCACATAACTTCACTAATTTCCGCACGCAAATCTCAACTTTGAGCAGAAGAGTTAAGATTcattttagtctgcagtataaAGGTGAGGATGGAACACCTATATGGCTATTAGTACAGCCAGCTTATCTAAGATAAAGTACACATATAAATGGGTTATCGGCGTATTGACGCATTCAGTAATATCGATCATCGACAATAACGTTGTTCCGTGTTTTGTGAAAGAATTTCAAAGTGATTGTGACAATGGAAATTGAGAGTAAAGTGAATTTGGAGCTTAAGGCGCGGCCTACTGGTGggtagttttcaatatttttaaagaaagatCTTAGTAGGACTGTGACGACGGGTGTAATGTTAAGCAGGATCGAGAAGAGTGTGTATAGACCTGGGATAACTGGAACGGGAGTGAGTCGTGGGATGGATGGAAACTCTTCGGAAAATGCTCTCATGACCATCACGTGTGTACTTTTTGAATCCTAGTTACCGATTGCAACTGTCGATTGCACGTGCCTCGACTGCATGAAAAAAACCATTGACATGAGAACAATTCTGTTGGGGCTttgatccaaaacggtttcatgtaatgCGTGCAAATCAGTCATGCAGCTGCAACTGATTTAAGGCTGTCACTGCATAGGCAGTTACAATCGGCAactagcattcaaaacgtacctggTAAGAGGTACCAGGTACGTAAGTCTCTTACCAGGTCTCTTACCAGGTATGGTTCCCAAAGGGAAAGAGTGGTCTgccatatttatttaggtaattgTAAAATGAGTATACACTCTGAACCTTATGTATGCTGTCGTATTTACAATTACCTAGGGAAAAAAGGAGACGTAGTTGTTTTGTTCTGATCAAGACTAAATGTTAGTTCTTTCGCATTGCAATTTGACTTAAAAATGTAGGATTCATTCCAGTCACATCTACGCCCGAAACATTGTACCGTCATCGCATAACTTCAGGTAATACAGTTTTGAACTTTTCGAAGCCATCATCTACCGATATGCGACGACACTATGCGCCACTgtgacacacacatacacaccaCGAATGAGTGTGCgttgttattgttaattttgatatatttgCTCTAGAAAAGTTCGCAAAATTACAACCTTTGTGCATGTTCACATATCGACTCGACCGCGACGATGTAATTTTGGTCAAATCTCGGCTTTTTGGATGACACTAATTAGCCAAAAATATGTGAGTAATTTGATTTATGTAGAACAAATGTTGCTATCTTGAGATAACGCgattctttgtttttattacttttgtgcCTACTACCTATATGTCATTTATTTTAGACAGacgttaatttatttgataGCAATCTATCATTTTGCAATACACATTATATGCTGATGATGCACAttttagcaaataaatattcttactAAGTTGCATTTATAATGGTTTGGACACTCAATAATAGGGTAgttgaataatttttaaaaacttactCATAGCGCGCCCTATGGCCAAATGTaactgaaatattaatatttcagtaaaatacaaactgaaacatattttattttgtatttttatgaactttttgACATATGACCACCAAAACGCCTCAAACTGTCATGGCGAATCGTGTGACGTCATACGTTGCAAAACACAGTGCTGTTTGTTTTTGGTGGATGAAGCGTTCTTAtaattaaagcaataaaatgGATCACAAGTTTTACAAATATTGTATAGTGCCTCAGTGCGAAAGCTCGACTATTAAAACACCTGAAAAACTATTTATACATGTGCCTAGAAATGAACAAAGGCGAAAGTGGCTACAACTTGCAAGACGCGACGTGAATGTGGCTTTGGATTCAAAAATGTACTTTTGTGAGGATCATTTCGATGTAAGTTTTAACTTTTTTGCTATAAGTAATGTTCGTTAAATATATTaacgtaataataataagtaatatctAAAAAAGATAGTTTTTTTCCGTTGAATGCAACTTGGATTTTTAGGTTAGAATACGAATGAGTATTTctaacaaaaactttaattaagacTTTAAATTACAGTTGCCAAATGATATGGAAAATTACATGGAATATCATGTCATGGGATTTGTATCGCAAGTTCGGATGAAACCAGATATTTTACCTAGTAAATTTGATTGTCAACCAGATAGAAGAAAACGAGCAAGCAGTAGTTTGGAACGACCATGTGCTCTAAAAAGACAAAGGATGACTATAATAGCAGAGTGCTTAAATAAAACAGACAGCAGCATTGCCAAAACTACTCCAATTCAAGAAAAATCTCCAGTTATTAATGAAGGTAAATTCATGTTCTGTTACCAACTTATTTACAGACATTTTTAATGTGTATGTTGTACAGCACTGTAGTACATTATTTTGATCTATCTTATAAGGTTCAATATAAGcataaataattgatattgaGATTATTTAAAGTACttaatttatatacctatatttatttttaaagtgtgTGCAAtctcacaatttaaatatgcacCTACCCAACGTCTCCAAATCACCTGAAGGTTGACTAGTAGATAATCTTTAGGTATAAGTCTGCCTCTGTACAAATgttcatgaaattaaataaataaataaaaacctctaAAACAATAAGTGTTTAACTATTAAATTTATCTGGAATAAATCCATTTTCATCATCTATTTCTTTTCAGATTTACAAAAAACTAGAAAAACAGAAGATTGCTTAAATAAAACAGTTGAGAGCAGCATTGCCAGCACTAGTTCAGTTCAAGGAGAATCTTCTGTTACAAATTCAGGTATTCTCATGTACCAACTCATTAGCtgactattttaatatttacaatagtagtacatcattttttaatactatatttatgatgtatatttcaataaatatttatatggaaccactattatttttttcagattcaCACATGATCGGAGGAATTTTACAAGAACCtaaaaaaacagcaaataaaTGTGTACAAGTATTGCTGACAAAGAAATACAGAAGCAAAGCTACTCAAACACAAAAGAAATCAGTGGACCAGGCAGCTTCACCACCTTCACCATTCAGATATAGCAAAAATGTTTCTACATCTCCATTTAAAGTTGAACATGTACAACCTAAACTATCACGACCATCTGGATCTGGAATATCAAAGAAGTTGTTATGGGAAGAAGATAACTCAGATAGTGatttttctttatgtaagtCAACTGTGACTCATTCAGAATCTTCACCGTCTACAAAATCTACTTCAGGCGGCAGCGAAACAGTTAAACAGGAGAAAAAATCAATTGAAGctgtacaaaatataattaataaaattaaaaataaacctaggTTTTACATTGGAATACCCAAAAGCAGTTACTTTTTATTGGACATAATAAGTAAAGAAACCAATATTTCAATAGAAAATTTGATgttatgtttgaaaaaaattcGCTTAGACACTAAAAATCAAGAACTAGCTGATGACTTTGCAATGACACCATCGAATGTTAccaaaattttttttaaacatgtgcTTACATTAGCAAGTGTGTTGCGTCCATTCATTGTGAACATAGATAAagaattaaatagaaaaacCCTGCCCATGGCATTTaggcataaatattataacgttAGCTGCATTATTGACTGTTTAGAAATTGAGGTGCAAAAGCCATCTAAGTCAGTCAACCAAGCATTAACTTGGTCtgaatataaaaaagccaatacaattaaatatttaatatcttgCACTCCAAATGGATTAGTGAACTACATATCGCAAGGATTTGGGGGCAGAACAACGGATACATGCTTGGTAGAATCGTGtgattttgtaaatactttAGAAAAAGGAATGGTTGTAATGGCAGACAGAGGGTTCAAACACATtgaacagtttttattaaagtCTAGGGTTCAATTAGTTAGACCTCCAAGTGTACAATCGGGTGGAAAACTAAGTAAGGTTGAGGCTAAGCAAACGAAACAAATTGCTAGTTTAAGAATACATGTGGAACATGTGATACGGCGTTTGAGAGAATTTAATATGTTAAGACCACATGCATGTGTCAATACAAATCATGTAAAAATATTAGATGATATTATTACTATAGCATGTGCTTTAATTAATTTGCAAGATtctctaattaaataaaacttcaaatgatgccttgttttatttattataattatttttatacaaaaagtaACATGAATATTAAACCTAGTATATCCATTATTATATCAAAGTATAAACAAAACCTAGTTAGGAGTTGTTTATACTTTGATATAATAATGGATATACATTGTTTTGCCAAAATGGAACCAAATTGGtttctataatatttacaacaaattTTTCATCATAATCAACATATAACATTTCAATTTTCTTGTTTTCACTAAATTTAGGATCAGCTACACAAAATATGCACTTTTTTAAATCAGCCAAGTACATCTGAATTTGGATTTGATAATAATCTTTCAGTAGTTTTCCCATCTTTTATAtaattcataaaagtttttgCACTTGTAGGGCACTTAATTTCTATTATGTATTCTTCACAGATACCATCTGGTGATCCAGCGATCATAGGATATTTTGAGTTCAATATTAGCCCACACGTTctaattgttttctttaactttCGTTGCAAAATTTGCCTCACCGAGTCTTCTAAAATCCTTCCTCTTCTCATTGCTGGTGTCTGGTATCTGTCCACCCATAATTGTTGATATTAATGTGCCATCTGGGGTCTTACAGCGACTTACTTCGAAAGCTCTAGATGCGGTTATTCGGCCATACCGCAGTTCATACCATAGTCTGCTTTTGTATTGATTTCTAGTTTCTTTTTCAACTTTTCTGATAGTAATATCTGGTATATTaacattttgaataaatatttcagaacatttttctttaaatttaaACACAAATTGATGCATTGAAACTAATGCTGTATCAGAAAGGTTTGAGTTGGgctgatattttaataattcacagtcctcaatttttcttttacttgCTTCGTGTAAATACTTTGCAAGCACACTCGAATTCGATGACAAACTAGGACAGCCCTTGGACATTTCTTTTGCAGTTATGCATTTAAGACTGGTACCAACTTGTGACAGTTTCGACTTTTTCCAATAACACTCAGTGGACGTGCATGATGGCTCTTCACTCCTGCGATGAATCCACATGACAAACGCTATGGCATGCTTGCAACCGCCATGGGAAGCTACGCAGTCATGGCACTCTAAGGAACAAATCAAGTCCTCTTCTTCGTCAATAACTAATGTCACTGTGTATAGTTTGGAGCGCACTTTATGCTCTggacatattttacattttatggtGCAAAGTTTTCCGTCACGTTTTAATTGCACGTAGCTAATTGCATCATCCCCGTATGATGCACGAGATgatctgaaaaagaaattatGAGAAGTGTTTCTTACATGAGAATACACATACATAacctataaacaaaattaatttacatatttatattgtaacttTTGTTGAAtggttaaaagttttattatattgctgtactgttaaatacttacaatgAAGTTTTGGTATTCCGG contains:
- the LOC124631875 gene encoding uncharacterized protein LOC124631875 isoform X1, whose protein sequence is MDHKFYKYCIVPQCESSTIKTPEKLFIHVPRNEQRRKWLQLARRDVNVALDSKMYFCEDHFDLPNDMENYMEYHVMGFVSQVRMKPDILPSKFDCQPDRRKRASSSLERPCALKRQRMTIIAECLNKTDSSIAKTTPIQEKSPVINEDLQKTRKTEDCLNKTVESSIASTSSVQGESSVTNSDSHMIGGILQEPKKTANKCVQVLLTKKYRSKATQTQKKSVDQAASPPSPFRYSKNVSTSPFKVEHVQPKLSRPSGSGISKKLLWEEDNSDSDFSLCKSTVTHSESSPSTKSTSGGSETVKQEKKSIEAVQNIINKIKNKPRFYIGIPKSSYFLLDIISKETNISIENLMLCLKKIRLDTKNQELADDFAMTPSNVTKIFFKHVLTLASVLRPFIVNIDKELNRKTLPMAFRHKYYNVSCIIDCLEIEVQKPSKSVNQALTWSEYKKANTIKYLISCTPNGLVNYISQGFGGRTTDTCLVESCDFVNTLEKGMVVMADRGFKHIEQFLLKSRVQLVRPPSVQSGGKLSKVEAKQTKQIASLRIHVEHVIRRLREFNMLRPHACVNTNHVKILDDIITIACALINLQDSLIK
- the LOC124631875 gene encoding uncharacterized protein LOC124631875 isoform X2; the encoded protein is MTIIAECLNKTDSSIAKTTPIQEKSPVINEDLQKTRKTEDCLNKTVESSIASTSSVQGESSVTNSDSHMIGGILQEPKKTANKCVQVLLTKKYRSKATQTQKKSVDQAASPPSPFRYSKNVSTSPFKVEHVQPKLSRPSGSGISKKLLWEEDNSDSDFSLCKSTVTHSESSPSTKSTSGGSETVKQEKKSIEAVQNIINKIKNKPRFYIGIPKSSYFLLDIISKETNISIENLMLCLKKIRLDTKNQELADDFAMTPSNVTKIFFKHVLTLASVLRPFIVNIDKELNRKTLPMAFRHKYYNVSCIIDCLEIEVQKPSKSVNQALTWSEYKKANTIKYLISCTPNGLVNYISQGFGGRTTDTCLVESCDFVNTLEKGMVVMADRGFKHIEQFLLKSRVQLVRPPSVQSGGKLSKVEAKQTKQIASLRIHVEHVIRRLREFNMLRPHACVNTNHVKILDDIITIACALINLQDSLIK